Proteins encoded within one genomic window of Gemmatimonadaceae bacterium:
- the nuoL gene encoding NADH-quinone oxidoreductase subunit L, whose translation MFPLLQEAAAAAAQASTGAHPLNGTAAEWLWAVPLLPFLGFLINGAASLFPAFHAGPADPSATHNAHDAHGHGDAHVHEHAHEHAHEHGHDAETGGAHGDDHHVVQRHRFAALATIVGPGVLLLSFVLTAAIWLAMRAAGGGDMAAPFIQRYFSWMPVGDLHIDAAFQLDQLSMMMTLVVTGVGTLIHIFSVGYMQDDPGYPRFFAYLNLFVFFMLLLVLGANYPILFIGWEGVGLCSYLLIGFWFSDKANADAGKKAFIVNRIGDFGFLVAMFIIFANLGTLDFVGVREAANSLPVGGVVATAICLFLFLGCAGKSAQIPLYVWLPDAMAGPTPVSALIHAATMVTAGVYLIARSNVLFALAPVAQIVVVLVGALTAIFAASIGLKQWDIKKVLAYSTVSQLGYMFVGVGCGAYASGVFHLVTHAFFKALLFLGSGSVIFAMHAAYHHTNNHDDAQDMRNMGGLKAYMPVTCVSMWIATLAISGIPPFAGFFSKDEILGGVFARAHEGSTIAQAHLFGIPGTYWLYLAYVLGVAAAFMTATYMTRMMIYTFHGPNRSGDEERKHLTEAPWIMTGPLVVLGILTVVGGWLNLPQFASFLGPVGGLEHWLAPVVKESTERTLAGAPEMASSLEYSLVGLAVLIAIGGIALAFARLKPESLAPKAESAPEVGFEKVLNEKYYVDEIYDSAIVQPVVGTSRGLLWRGVDVGLIDTVAVRGSALVAQAVGRIGSLFQSGQLGTYAWVLAVGVVVILAAFSIR comes from the coding sequence ATGTTTCCTCTTCTGCAAGAAGCCGCGGCCGCCGCGGCACAGGCATCGACCGGCGCGCATCCGTTGAATGGAACGGCTGCCGAGTGGTTGTGGGCCGTGCCGTTGCTGCCGTTTCTGGGATTTCTCATCAACGGTGCGGCGTCGCTGTTTCCCGCGTTTCACGCGGGGCCGGCGGATCCGAGCGCTACGCACAACGCGCACGACGCGCACGGACACGGCGATGCCCACGTGCACGAGCATGCGCACGAGCATGCGCACGAGCATGGTCATGACGCGGAAACCGGCGGCGCCCACGGCGACGATCACCATGTGGTGCAACGGCATCGCTTCGCGGCGCTGGCGACCATCGTCGGCCCGGGCGTGCTGCTGCTGTCGTTCGTGCTCACGGCGGCGATCTGGCTCGCCATGCGCGCGGCCGGCGGCGGCGACATGGCCGCACCGTTCATCCAACGGTACTTCTCGTGGATGCCCGTCGGCGACCTGCACATCGACGCGGCGTTCCAGCTCGATCAGTTGTCGATGATGATGACGCTCGTCGTCACGGGTGTCGGCACGCTGATCCACATTTTCAGCGTCGGCTACATGCAGGACGATCCAGGCTACCCGCGCTTTTTCGCGTACCTGAATCTGTTCGTGTTCTTCATGCTCCTGCTGGTGCTCGGCGCGAACTATCCGATCCTGTTCATCGGGTGGGAAGGCGTGGGGCTCTGTTCGTATTTGCTGATCGGCTTCTGGTTCAGCGACAAGGCGAACGCGGACGCGGGGAAGAAGGCGTTCATCGTCAATCGCATCGGCGACTTCGGCTTCCTCGTCGCGATGTTCATCATCTTCGCCAACCTGGGCACGCTCGATTTCGTCGGCGTGCGTGAAGCGGCCAACTCGCTGCCCGTCGGCGGCGTCGTGGCGACGGCGATTTGCTTGTTCCTGTTTCTGGGATGCGCGGGAAAGAGCGCGCAGATCCCATTGTACGTCTGGCTGCCCGACGCCATGGCCGGCCCGACACCGGTCTCCGCGCTGATCCACGCGGCGACGATGGTGACCGCGGGCGTGTACCTGATCGCGCGCAGCAACGTGTTGTTCGCGCTCGCGCCGGTCGCGCAGATCGTCGTGGTGCTGGTCGGTGCGTTGACGGCGATCTTCGCGGCGTCGATCGGGCTCAAGCAATGGGACATCAAGAAGGTCCTCGCGTACTCCACGGTCTCGCAGCTGGGCTACATGTTCGTCGGTGTCGGCTGCGGCGCGTATGCGAGCGGCGTGTTCCACCTCGTGACACACGCCTTCTTCAAGGCGCTGTTGTTCCTGGGGTCCGGCTCGGTGATCTTCGCGATGCACGCGGCGTATCATCACACGAACAACCACGACGATGCGCAGGACATGCGCAACATGGGCGGGCTCAAGGCATACATGCCCGTGACGTGCGTGTCGATGTGGATTGCGACGCTGGCGATTTCCGGGATTCCGCCGTTTGCCGGCTTCTTCTCGAAGGATGAGATCCTGGGCGGCGTGTTTGCGCGCGCGCACGAGGGCTCGACGATCGCGCAGGCGCATCTCTTCGGCATTCCCGGGACGTATTGGCTCTACTTGGCCTACGTGCTCGGAGTAGCGGCCGCGTTCATGACGGCGACGTACATGACGCGCATGATGATCTACACGTTCCACGGTCCGAATCGCTCGGGCGACGAAGAGCGGAAGCATCTCACCGAGGCGCCGTGGATCATGACCGGGCCGCTGGTGGTGCTTGGGATTCTGACGGTCGTCGGCGGATGGCTCAACCTGCCGCAGTTCGCGAGCTTCCTGGGTCCGGTTGGTGGCCTCGAGCATTGGCTGGCGCCGGTGGTGAAGGAATCGACGGAGCGCACGCTGGCCGGCGCGCCGGAGATGGCGTCGTCGCTCGAGTACAGCCTGGTGGGCTTGGCGGTGCTGATCGCGATCGGCGGTATCGCGCTCGCGTTCGCGCGGCTCAAGCCGGAATCGCTCGCGCCGAAGGCCGAGTCGGCGCCGGAAGTCGGATTTGAGAAAGTGCTCAACGAGAAGTACTACGTCGACGAGATCTACGATTCGGCGATCGTGCAGCCGGTGGTTGGCACGTCGCGCGGGTTATTGTGGCGCGGGGTCGACGTGGGG